One Streptosporangium sp. NBC_01495 DNA window includes the following coding sequences:
- a CDS encoding fumarylacetoacetate hydrolase family protein — MYLGRIRRTPADQVEAVAWREGGELLSLSGLDGPADPVALLNTYGLDRLTAEVDRLWTVAPALLAESSVFFEPPVATCTKICCLALNYLEHAEESGLEVPPAPVLFFKPPSALTGHNRPVEAPARTKHLEHEVELALVIGSVTRDLPAERWREAVAGYTVINDMTARDLQLANIDRNVPWDQAKGFDTFAPTGPYLATMDEVPDPQALELRLEVDGQVRQRANTRQMVFGIPQLIADLSDGMTLEPGDLIATGTIAGIAPLQEGDVMRATVAGVGTLVNRVTFRTA, encoded by the coding sequence GTGTATCTCGGGCGTATCCGGCGGACCCCCGCCGACCAAGTCGAAGCAGTGGCCTGGCGCGAGGGCGGCGAGCTTCTCAGCCTGTCCGGCCTCGACGGGCCAGCCGATCCGGTGGCCCTGCTGAACACGTACGGGCTCGACCGGCTCACCGCGGAGGTGGACCGGCTCTGGACCGTCGCGCCGGCGCTGCTCGCGGAGTCGTCGGTGTTCTTCGAGCCGCCGGTGGCCACCTGCACCAAGATCTGCTGTCTGGCGCTCAACTACCTGGAGCACGCCGAGGAGAGCGGGCTGGAGGTGCCGCCCGCGCCGGTGCTGTTCTTCAAGCCGCCGTCGGCGCTGACCGGCCACAACCGCCCCGTCGAGGCACCGGCGCGTACGAAGCACCTGGAGCACGAGGTCGAGCTGGCCCTCGTCATCGGATCGGTGACCCGCGACCTGCCGGCCGAGCGCTGGCGGGAGGCCGTGGCCGGCTACACGGTGATCAACGACATGACCGCCCGCGACCTGCAGCTGGCGAACATCGACCGCAACGTGCCGTGGGATCAGGCCAAGGGGTTCGACACCTTCGCCCCCACGGGGCCGTATCTCGCCACGATGGACGAGGTGCCCGATCCCCAGGCGCTCGAGCTCCGCCTGGAGGTGGACGGCCAGGTGCGGCAGCGGGCGAACACCAGGCAGATGGTGTTCGGGATCCCCCAGCTGATCGCCGACCTGTCGGACGGAATGACGCTGGAGCCCGGTGACCTCATCGCGACCGGCACCATCGCCGGGATCGCCCCGCTCCAGGAGGGCGACGTCATGCGGGCCACGGTGGCCGGCGTCGGAACACTGGTCAACAGGGTTACTTTTAGGACCGCCTAA
- a CDS encoding helix-turn-helix transcriptional regulator, which produces MDAPFAVAALVDIDDFVASRRSRGQPWARRQLDRAERAVLAVTYGRPAASCRSTPPDEWLVLLTGDDPHALMTDAGGLAEELRTRIVRETELTATVSLGTPHDGPGGVAAAERDARWTNSYKLLLGGDRVITSPTPDRPGSPPPVRIEPELARRIQAGDAGGAAGLLSNWVDRCLQERDLDPKTLYNWLMGELLFVVDVANGSRLTGGSTDWLDACARLPIEKLITVTEIHERSYLHIWLEETIRRLVRSDSAKDILTMAESYLTAHYNDPRLRLSTVAEAISASPFYISHLFAEERGTTFLRHLTGLRLRHARTLLSTSALPVDVVAAESGYLSAKALRSVFRRHVGCSPTEYRRQTYRMRP; this is translated from the coding sequence ATGGACGCGCCCTTTGCGGTCGCCGCGCTGGTCGACATCGATGACTTCGTCGCCTCGCGGCGGTCGCGCGGGCAGCCGTGGGCCCGCCGCCAGCTCGACCGGGCCGAGCGAGCGGTTCTGGCGGTGACGTACGGCCGACCGGCGGCGAGCTGCCGTTCGACGCCTCCCGACGAGTGGCTCGTGCTTCTGACCGGCGACGATCCCCACGCGCTCATGACCGACGCGGGCGGGCTGGCAGAGGAGCTGCGCACCCGCATCGTGCGTGAGACCGAGCTCACCGCGACCGTCAGCCTGGGCACCCCGCACGACGGGCCCGGCGGGGTCGCGGCGGCCGAGCGGGACGCCCGATGGACGAACTCCTACAAGCTCCTGCTCGGCGGGGACCGAGTGATCACCTCGCCCACACCGGACCGGCCGGGCTCGCCGCCTCCGGTGCGGATCGAGCCGGAGCTGGCCCGCCGGATCCAGGCCGGCGACGCCGGCGGCGCGGCCGGACTGCTCTCCAATTGGGTGGACCGGTGCCTGCAGGAACGCGACCTGGACCCGAAGACCCTGTACAACTGGCTCATGGGTGAGCTGCTGTTCGTCGTCGACGTGGCCAACGGCTCCCGGCTCACCGGCGGCTCCACGGACTGGCTGGACGCCTGCGCCCGCCTGCCGATCGAAAAGCTGATCACCGTAACCGAGATCCACGAGCGCTCCTACCTGCACATCTGGCTGGAGGAGACCATCAGGCGGCTGGTGCGGAGCGACAGCGCGAAGGACATCCTCACGATGGCCGAGAGCTACCTGACCGCGCACTACAACGATCCCCGGCTCAGGCTCTCCACGGTCGCCGAGGCGATCTCCGCCAGCCCCTTCTACATCTCGCACCTGTTCGCGGAGGAGCGCGGGACCACGTTCCTGCGCCACCTCACCGGGCTGCGCCTGCGCCACGCGCGGACCCTGCTCAGCACCTCCGCCCTCCCGGTCGACGTGGTCGCCGCCGAGTCGGGCTACTTGAGCGCGAAGGCCCTGCGGAGCGTGTTCCGGCGCCACGTCGGCTGCTCACCCACCGAATATCGACGCCAGACATATCGGATGCGACCATAA
- a CDS encoding GTP cyclohydrolase IIa, which yields MERLRSETRSRVTIGVVGPHDLVEQIMSIGADLPAAADWRLVGAPHAEEHETYEKFCKIADSVDVVLFTGPLQHDLARQSGELPVPATFVPVNGSGLYSSLLRGVLSHGIDPARVSIDSISAADVHEAYGEIGVSTDHVHLSEYDRPESARGFIGFHEKLYRQGATTAALTTIRTVAGKLAAAQVPVLRMLPTPHTLRLALNTAALLGTGSRLEESQIAIVLVELAASARPSYSGPGNYWQQELKLSLQQALLTDARLMGATVVPRDENSYVVTATVGSLSQATDGFRVAPFMDRIRADVGVAVEVGIGLGNTARDADSNAMLAVEKARNADATAAFLVGLDGTVLSLPMRRRRKVEPVSEPVAASKAVKILERLVKGLGDGPEAMVVDAEIVADVLSIAPRSARRVLQSLVEEGLAWPLPTVRPAQAGRPRQPYRLVMERSLR from the coding sequence ATGGAGCGGCTACGGTCCGAGACACGATCCAGGGTGACGATCGGCGTCGTGGGGCCGCACGATCTGGTCGAGCAGATCATGTCGATCGGGGCGGATCTGCCCGCGGCCGCCGACTGGCGCCTGGTCGGCGCGCCGCACGCGGAGGAGCACGAGACGTACGAGAAGTTCTGCAAGATCGCCGATAGCGTCGACGTCGTCCTCTTCACCGGACCTCTCCAGCATGACCTGGCCCGGCAGTCGGGCGAGCTGCCGGTGCCCGCGACGTTCGTCCCGGTCAATGGCTCCGGCCTCTACTCCAGCCTGCTGCGGGGCGTGCTCAGCCACGGCATCGACCCGGCCAGGGTGAGCATCGACTCGATCTCCGCCGCGGATGTGCACGAGGCGTACGGCGAGATCGGCGTGAGCACCGACCACGTGCACCTGTCGGAGTACGACCGGCCGGAGTCGGCGCGTGGCTTCATCGGCTTCCACGAGAAGCTCTACCGGCAGGGGGCCACGACCGCGGCGCTGACCACGATCAGGACCGTGGCCGGGAAGCTGGCCGCCGCCCAGGTGCCCGTGCTGCGGATGCTGCCGACCCCGCACACGTTGCGGCTCGCGCTCAACACCGCGGCGCTCCTCGGGACGGGCAGCCGATTGGAGGAGTCACAGATCGCCATCGTCCTGGTGGAGCTGGCGGCCTCGGCCCGGCCCAGCTATTCGGGGCCGGGCAACTACTGGCAGCAGGAGCTGAAGCTCTCGCTGCAGCAGGCGCTGCTGACCGACGCCAGACTGATGGGCGCCACCGTGGTTCCGCGCGACGAGAACAGCTACGTGGTCACCGCCACCGTCGGCTCGCTCTCGCAGGCGACCGACGGCTTCCGGGTCGCGCCCTTCATGGACCGGATCCGCGCCGACGTGGGTGTCGCGGTCGAGGTCGGCATCGGCCTGGGCAACACGGCCAGGGACGCCGACTCCAACGCGATGCTCGCCGTGGAGAAGGCGCGCAACGCCGACGCCACCGCGGCCTTCCTCGTCGGCTTGGACGGCACGGTGCTGTCCCTGCCGATGCGCCGGCGCCGCAAGGTGGAGCCGGTGAGCGAGCCCGTGGCGGCCTCCAAGGCGGTGAAGATCCTGGAGCGGCTGGTCAAAGGGCTCGGCGACGGGCCAGAAGCGATGGTCGTGGACGCCGAGATCGTGGCGGACGTGCTGTCCATCGCCCCGCGCAGCGCCCGACGGGTGCTGCAGAGCCTGGTCGAGGAGGGCCTGGCCTGGCCCCTGCCCACCGTGCGCCCCGCCCAGGCGGGGCGGCCGCGGCAGCCGTACCGGCTGGTGATGGAGCGGTCGCTCCGCTAG
- a CDS encoding amidohydrolase family protein: MNPLTSALWERRPQHSLRIVDAHAHAGPYSLFFIPEAGPAAMVRVMDRCGVSHAVLSSHLAIQLDAAAGNAATAAVVEHAPDRFTGYLTVNPWQDPVGELGKWGDDPRFGGVKLHPDLHLYPLTGRRYAPVWEFAQRTGCPVLTHTYEGSAYNDLPMVEETAIRYPGAVILAGHAGATPLGFDAAIEVAQRRPGVVLEVCGSYNTGADLARMVREVRLGQVVFGSDFPFIDLRMSLGRVLFSDLSDDARTAVLGGTMTDLLQWRDSARQARSSQVVAP, encoded by the coding sequence ATGAACCCCCTCACATCCGCCCTGTGGGAACGCCGTCCCCAGCACAGCCTGCGGATCGTCGACGCGCACGCCCACGCCGGGCCGTACAGCCTGTTCTTCATCCCCGAGGCGGGCCCGGCGGCGATGGTCAGGGTGATGGACCGGTGCGGGGTGTCGCACGCGGTCCTGTCCAGTCACCTGGCGATTCAGCTCGACGCGGCGGCGGGCAACGCGGCGACCGCCGCGGTCGTCGAGCACGCGCCCGACCGGTTCACCGGCTACCTGACCGTCAACCCGTGGCAGGACCCGGTGGGGGAACTCGGGAAGTGGGGTGACGACCCCCGTTTCGGGGGCGTCAAGCTCCACCCGGACCTGCACCTGTATCCGCTCACGGGCCGCAGATACGCGCCGGTGTGGGAGTTCGCGCAGCGCACCGGCTGCCCGGTGCTCACGCACACCTATGAGGGCTCGGCGTACAACGACCTGCCCATGGTGGAGGAGACGGCCATCCGGTATCCGGGGGCGGTGATCCTCGCCGGGCACGCGGGCGCCACCCCGCTGGGGTTCGACGCGGCCATCGAGGTGGCGCAGCGCCGTCCGGGGGTGGTGCTGGAGGTGTGCGGTTCGTACAACACCGGCGCCGACCTCGCCCGGATGGTGCGTGAGGTGAGGCTGGGGCAGGTGGTGTTCGGTTCGGACTTCCCGTTCATCGATCTTCGGATGTCGCTCGGACGGGTACTCTTCAGTGATCTCAGTGACGACGCCAGAACCGCTGTGCTCGGTGGCACGATGACCGATCTGCTCCAGTGGCGAGACAGCGCCCGGCAAGCACGTTCCAGCCAGGTGGTCGCACCCTGA
- a CDS encoding amidohydrolase family protein has protein sequence MTRRGPVLIDADAMLGRHPARDVGTGSVVEALASMDRFGISEALVGHTLSWLHDPRTGNQALLELVAGQPRLLPCWVMLPDTCAETGTSAEFVSAALAGGVRAVRAYPVDHGYDLAGVDAAPVLEAIARAGLPLLLDATQTTWPQVEAVAVAHPHLTVVVGGLGYRVLRQVAGVLARTDNVHLGLANLSSHCGLEWLVERFGEQRLVFGTGAPTRDPAEAVTRLLWSELDDGAVSAIGGGNLRSLLHKKARAA, from the coding sequence ATGACTAGGCGCGGACCGGTGCTGATCGACGCCGACGCGATGCTGGGACGCCATCCCGCCCGCGACGTCGGTACGGGCAGCGTCGTCGAGGCGCTCGCCTCGATGGACCGTTTTGGCATCTCCGAGGCGCTGGTCGGGCACACGCTGTCGTGGCTGCACGACCCCCGCACCGGTAACCAGGCGCTGCTGGAGCTGGTCGCCGGCCAGCCCCGGCTGCTCCCCTGCTGGGTGATGCTCCCCGACACCTGCGCGGAGACGGGCACCTCGGCCGAGTTCGTGTCCGCCGCCCTGGCGGGTGGGGTCCGTGCGGTGCGCGCCTACCCCGTGGACCACGGCTACGACCTCGCGGGCGTGGACGCGGCCCCGGTGCTCGAGGCCATCGCGCGGGCCGGGCTGCCGCTGCTCCTGGACGCCACCCAGACCACGTGGCCGCAGGTGGAGGCGGTCGCCGTGGCCCACCCGCACCTCACGGTCGTGGTCGGCGGCCTCGGCTACCGCGTCCTGCGCCAGGTGGCCGGTGTTCTGGCCCGTACGGACAACGTCCACCTCGGGCTGGCCAACCTGTCCTCGCACTGCGGCCTGGAGTGGCTCGTCGAGCGGTTCGGCGAGCAGCGGCTGGTCTTCGGCACCGGTGCGCCCACTCGTGACCCGGCCGAGGCGGTCACCCGGCTGTTGTGGTCGGAGCTCGACGACGGCGCGGTGTCGGCGATCGGCGGGGGCAACCTGCGGAGTCTGCTCCACAAGAAGGCGAGAGCAGCATGA
- a CDS encoding heparinase II/III family protein, whose product MRHITDEDLLAATGTATVEELRRHLSTRTGPRPVFDVARWAAGMSGTETAAQAVAAADELLGTEADFLDRGHGRSRLYGFHYLRWMSPLVSAYALTRDPAYAKEWDRLFGQWYDSRDRVVGDWPGLDVVWYSLGVWARSSLVTQALAVFGEEPALSREGWLRMVKTVLGGARWAAEEHDEFRQGNWQFACASELLHVAAVFPEFGEASGWAEVAKARILDHLELDVRADGGHHERSPGYHSMCVEAVQRAAVIGEQYLGWDLAAHPRVRAMHDWYVALVTPAGWIPHLQDSGLFWPAAHLLRGHYLLGDPGYEALARRWLSPEQLRGELAWLPPRPDDAPAPAPASEPDAFSRTLDTSQYAVFRTGWEPDALHTVVNYGPFVGHELEPHSHHAALDFVLSGWGVPLAWEAGGPPSYDDPGYHDWFQATRGHNTVLLPGAAFSADRDATCDTFAALPHVDVFAGHHHGYPNRHDRRIVFVREAPSYWLVTDEIEDAPEAVWQLHGRSPWTERAGGHANVRGPGLYVLPADPEAVTGVLHGTGPSRIPDPAARTAEYGEVHTLGLRQRAETFTVGLFPFAENPPAVRLRGGEVCLDGVVDVFSGHQWTRCDTAGVLLAAACWGPSLVQDGIALVEARGLVAADITYRGGFTAVVDTDRCTELRVHAPGVTRLALNGVRLRPGLTVTLPSSGRWHLEAAADD is encoded by the coding sequence ATGCGCCACATCACCGATGAGGACCTGCTCGCGGCGACCGGGACCGCGACGGTGGAGGAACTGCGCCGCCACCTGTCCACCAGGACCGGGCCCCGGCCGGTGTTCGACGTCGCCCGCTGGGCGGCGGGCATGTCCGGGACGGAGACCGCCGCGCAGGCCGTCGCCGCCGCCGACGAGCTCCTCGGCACCGAGGCCGACTTCCTGGACAGGGGGCACGGACGGTCGAGGCTCTACGGGTTCCACTACCTGAGGTGGATGTCGCCCCTGGTCTCGGCCTACGCGCTGACTCGCGACCCGGCCTACGCCAAGGAGTGGGACCGGCTGTTCGGCCAGTGGTACGACAGCCGGGACCGGGTGGTCGGCGACTGGCCCGGTCTCGACGTCGTCTGGTACTCCCTCGGCGTCTGGGCGCGCTCCTCCCTGGTCACCCAGGCCCTGGCGGTCTTCGGCGAGGAGCCCGCGCTCAGCCGCGAGGGCTGGCTGCGGATGGTGAAGACCGTCCTCGGCGGCGCCCGCTGGGCGGCCGAGGAGCACGACGAGTTCCGGCAGGGCAACTGGCAGTTCGCGTGCGCGTCCGAGCTCCTGCACGTCGCCGCCGTCTTCCCCGAGTTCGGAGAGGCGAGCGGCTGGGCGGAGGTCGCGAAGGCGCGGATCCTCGACCACCTCGAACTCGACGTGCGGGCCGACGGCGGGCACCACGAGCGCTCTCCGGGCTATCACAGCATGTGCGTCGAAGCCGTCCAGCGGGCCGCCGTCATCGGCGAGCAGTACCTCGGCTGGGACCTGGCCGCCCACCCGCGCGTCCGGGCCATGCACGACTGGTACGTCGCGCTCGTCACCCCCGCCGGGTGGATTCCCCACCTGCAGGACAGCGGCCTGTTCTGGCCGGCCGCGCACCTGCTGCGCGGCCACTACCTGCTCGGCGATCCCGGCTACGAGGCGCTCGCCCGGCGCTGGCTGTCGCCCGAGCAACTGCGCGGCGAGCTGGCGTGGCTGCCGCCCCGCCCGGACGACGCGCCCGCGCCCGCTCCGGCGAGCGAGCCCGACGCCTTCTCCCGCACCCTGGACACCAGCCAGTACGCGGTCTTCCGCACCGGCTGGGAGCCCGACGCGTTGCACACCGTGGTGAACTACGGGCCGTTCGTCGGCCACGAGCTGGAGCCGCACAGCCACCACGCGGCGCTGGACTTCGTGCTGTCCGGCTGGGGTGTGCCGCTGGCCTGGGAGGCGGGCGGTCCACCGTCCTACGACGACCCCGGCTACCACGACTGGTTCCAGGCGACGCGCGGCCACAACACGGTTCTCCTGCCCGGCGCGGCGTTCTCGGCCGACCGCGACGCCACCTGCGACACGTTCGCGGCCCTGCCGCACGTGGACGTGTTCGCGGGCCATCACCACGGCTATCCGAACAGGCACGACCGGCGGATCGTCTTCGTCCGCGAAGCCCCGTCGTACTGGCTGGTGACCGACGAGATAGAGGACGCCCCCGAAGCCGTGTGGCAGCTGCACGGCCGTTCGCCCTGGACGGAACGTGCCGGAGGGCACGCCAACGTGCGGGGTCCCGGGCTTTACGTGCTTCCCGCCGACCCCGAGGCGGTCACGGGCGTCCTGCACGGCACCGGGCCCAGCCGGATCCCCGACCCCGCGGCCCGGACCGCGGAGTACGGCGAGGTGCACACCCTCGGCCTGCGTCAGCGAGCCGAGACGTTCACCGTAGGGCTCTTCCCCTTCGCCGAGAACCCGCCCGCCGTACGGCTGCGCGGCGGGGAGGTCTGTCTCGACGGGGTCGTCGACGTGTTCTCCGGCCACCAGTGGACGCGCTGTGACACCGCCGGCGTCCTGCTCGCCGCCGCCTGCTGGGGCCCCTCCCTCGTCCAGGATGGGATCGCCCTGGTCGAGGCCCGGGGACTGGTCGCGGCCGACATCACCTACCGCGGGGGATTCACCGCGGTGGTGGACACCGACCGATGCACCGAGCTGAGGGTCCACGCGCCCGGTGTGACCAGGCTGGCGCTCAACGGGGTACGGCTGCGCCCGGGCCTCACGGTCACCCTCCCGTCGTCGGGCCGATGGCACCTGGAAGCGGCGGCCGATGACTAG
- a CDS encoding Gfo/Idh/MocA family protein yields the protein MTLLSNLRVGIVGAGIMGRGHAEVLAAHPRAEITAVASRTREHAEELAERVGAAVYPDYQELLASGTVDAVSITTPDHLHADVMVAAAEAGVHILVEKPFTTTVADADRALAAIRRAGVVAMCLFNHRWVPAYAQAKDQMPLLGEAVVGYARKNDTIHVPTEMISWADRTTCAWFLSSHDIDLVTWLFDDEVVEVFATARYGKLRAMGIDTPDAMQIQARFSRGATATFESAWIYPNTFPTMVDSYVTVVGEDGVVQLDRQRENIQLATDKGYTYPRNMLQRVVHGIPAGAYRDAIEHFVHCARTGSEPLITVESSRHVTAVLAAAHESARTGLPVKIVGKD from the coding sequence ATGACGCTCTTGTCTAACCTGCGAGTAGGCATCGTGGGCGCCGGAATCATGGGCCGCGGGCACGCCGAGGTGCTGGCGGCCCATCCGCGTGCCGAGATCACCGCCGTGGCCAGCCGTACCCGGGAGCACGCGGAGGAACTGGCCGAGCGGGTGGGAGCCGCCGTCTACCCCGACTACCAGGAGTTGCTGGCCTCGGGCACGGTCGACGCGGTGTCGATCACCACGCCCGACCACCTGCACGCCGATGTGATGGTGGCGGCGGCCGAGGCGGGCGTCCACATCCTGGTGGAGAAGCCGTTCACCACGACGGTGGCCGACGCCGACCGCGCGCTCGCGGCGATCCGGCGGGCGGGCGTGGTCGCGATGTGCCTGTTCAACCACCGTTGGGTGCCCGCCTACGCCCAGGCCAAGGACCAGATGCCCCTGCTGGGCGAAGCGGTCGTGGGCTACGCGAGGAAGAACGACACGATCCACGTGCCCACCGAGATGATCAGCTGGGCGGATCGGACGACCTGCGCCTGGTTCCTTTCCAGCCACGACATCGACCTGGTGACCTGGTTGTTCGACGACGAGGTGGTCGAGGTCTTCGCGACCGCCCGTTACGGCAAGCTCCGGGCGATGGGCATCGACACCCCGGACGCCATGCAGATCCAGGCCCGGTTCAGCCGGGGGGCCACAGCCACGTTCGAGTCGGCCTGGATCTATCCCAACACCTTCCCGACCATGGTCGACAGCTACGTCACGGTGGTCGGAGAGGACGGCGTGGTCCAACTCGACCGGCAGCGGGAGAACATCCAGCTCGCCACCGACAAGGGCTACACCTACCCGCGGAACATGCTCCAGCGCGTCGTCCACGGCATCCCGGCCGGCGCCTACCGCGACGCCATCGAGCACTTCGTGCACTGTGCCCGGACGGGAAGCGAGCCGTTGATCACGGTTGAGAGCTCCCGCCACGTCACCGCGGTACTCGCCGCCGCGCACGAGTCCGCGCGGACGGGCCTGCCGGTGAAGATAGTGGGGAAGGACTGA
- a CDS encoding ABC transporter substrate-binding protein — MTPPRTVLAAGLLALTVLTTGCVAGTSAGTPSAAADEPFEGEVEFWTINLKKNYNDYVTGLITQYQKEHPKVTIKWVDVPGQDSATKLLAAVASGDVPDAVNLGSPDLGRFIPSLAPMDDYFKPEELADFQPNLVEPLRQDGKLYGIPWYNGGAPVAMYRRSVVSKVGFDEKAPPKTYDEALALAAKVYADTKVYGINEIPGLSVVSVLRYYGVTLLSEDKKKAAFNTPEAAAIIEKFKKSYDEHGIAPGSVSKDVRALPQSLDNGQVAFTASANGSTLVNIQKNAPDIYKDLIVTEPVQKVGGGYLLSAQQTFTIPKASKHKKAAAEFIKFFTNGANQLAFCKIVPIYPSTISSTKDSFFTGTGGTEPMDVARQVIVKGLPRLEYAPLGTAKDAELTESLAEELRAVFQGQKSVKEALETAEKNWNDALV, encoded by the coding sequence ATGACTCCACCCAGGACGGTGTTGGCGGCAGGGCTGCTGGCACTGACGGTTCTCACCACCGGTTGCGTGGCGGGCACCTCCGCGGGCACCCCCTCCGCCGCGGCCGACGAGCCGTTCGAGGGCGAGGTCGAATTCTGGACGATCAACCTGAAGAAGAACTACAACGACTACGTCACCGGGCTGATCACCCAGTACCAGAAGGAACACCCCAAGGTCACCATCAAGTGGGTGGACGTCCCGGGTCAGGACAGCGCGACCAAACTGCTCGCGGCCGTGGCCAGCGGCGACGTGCCCGACGCGGTCAACCTGGGCTCTCCCGACCTCGGCAGGTTCATCCCGTCGCTGGCGCCGATGGACGACTACTTCAAACCGGAGGAGCTCGCCGACTTCCAGCCGAACCTGGTGGAGCCGCTGCGCCAGGACGGCAAACTCTACGGGATTCCCTGGTACAACGGCGGCGCCCCGGTGGCGATGTACCGCAGGTCGGTCGTGTCCAAGGTCGGCTTCGACGAGAAGGCGCCGCCGAAGACCTACGACGAGGCGCTGGCCCTGGCGGCCAAGGTCTACGCCGACACCAAGGTCTACGGCATCAACGAGATCCCCGGGCTGTCCGTCGTCTCCGTGCTGCGCTACTACGGGGTCACGCTGCTGTCGGAGGACAAGAAGAAGGCGGCGTTCAACACCCCCGAGGCCGCCGCGATCATCGAGAAGTTCAAGAAGAGCTACGACGAGCACGGCATCGCGCCGGGCTCCGTCTCCAAGGACGTCCGAGCCCTCCCGCAGAGCCTCGACAACGGCCAGGTCGCCTTCACGGCCAGCGCCAACGGCTCGACCCTGGTCAACATCCAGAAGAACGCCCCTGACATCTACAAGGACCTCATCGTCACCGAGCCCGTCCAGAAGGTCGGCGGCGGCTATCTGCTCAGCGCCCAGCAGACGTTCACGATCCCCAAGGCCTCCAAGCACAAGAAGGCGGCGGCCGAGTTCATCAAATTCTTCACCAACGGCGCCAACCAGCTCGCCTTCTGCAAGATCGTGCCGATCTACCCGTCGACGATCTCCTCGACGAAGGACTCCTTCTTCACCGGCACCGGCGGCACCGAGCCGATGGACGTCGCCCGCCAGGTGATCGTCAAGGGACTGCCCAGGCTGGAGTACGCGCCGCTGGGCACCGCGAAGGACGCCGAGCTCACCGAGTCCCTGGCGGAGGAGCTCCGGGCCGTGTTCCAAGGACAGAAGAGCGTGAAGGAAGCGCTCGAAACAGCGGAGAAGAATTGGAATGACGCTCTTGTCTAA
- a CDS encoding carbohydrate ABC transporter permease: MFPIPALILFGVFFAWPAVTAIQLSFFKWDAVSQPIFVGLDNFARLASDGRFWTGLGNSMLFLVGMFPLLVVIPLLLAVLVNQKLPGIKTFRMLYYLPVVTSMVAVGVAWEYVFNQQGVLNWILTGFGILDQPIQYLLDPVWALPALVLVEGWKSMGVFMMIYLAGLQTIPTNLYEAAKVDGASAWHRLRHITVPLIVPYLAVTLTMEMLEAMQVFTSVYVMTQGGPQDSTLTLGYYIWSAAFQKYDMGYASAMGLVLWLLLILMALANYRITKGRTVMT, encoded by the coding sequence TTGTTCCCCATCCCGGCCCTGATCCTGTTCGGAGTCTTCTTCGCGTGGCCCGCCGTCACCGCGATCCAGCTGTCGTTCTTCAAATGGGACGCGGTGTCCCAGCCGATCTTCGTGGGCCTGGACAACTTCGCCCGGCTCGCGAGCGACGGCAGGTTCTGGACCGGCCTGGGCAACTCGATGCTGTTCCTGGTGGGGATGTTCCCGCTGCTCGTCGTCATCCCGTTGCTGTTGGCCGTACTCGTCAACCAGAAACTGCCGGGCATCAAAACGTTCCGGATGCTCTACTACCTGCCCGTCGTGACCTCGATGGTCGCGGTCGGCGTCGCCTGGGAGTACGTCTTCAACCAGCAGGGCGTGCTCAACTGGATCCTCACCGGCTTCGGCATCCTCGACCAGCCGATCCAGTATCTCCTCGACCCCGTGTGGGCGCTGCCGGCCCTCGTCCTCGTCGAGGGCTGGAAGAGCATGGGCGTCTTCATGATGATCTATCTCGCCGGACTGCAGACCATCCCCACGAATCTCTACGAGGCCGCCAAGGTCGACGGCGCCTCGGCCTGGCACCGCCTGCGCCACATCACCGTCCCGCTGATAGTCCCCTATCTCGCGGTCACGCTGACCATGGAGATGCTCGAGGCGATGCAGGTCTTCACGTCCGTCTACGTGATGACCCAGGGCGGCCCACAGGACTCCACCCTCACACTCGGCTACTACATCTGGTCGGCGGCCTTCCAGAAGTACGACATGGGTTACGCCAGCGCCATGGGCCTCGTCCTGTGGCTCCTTTTGATCCTCATGGCGCTCGCCAACTACCGGATCACCAAGGGAAGGACGGTCATGACATGA